A single region of the Gemmatimonadota bacterium genome encodes:
- a CDS encoding SRPBCC family protein, which yields MRVEVEVTIRAPGARVWQLVTDIPNSVRTISGIQKVEVLERPPTGILGLKWRETRTLFGKTATEVMWITGVEEGSSYETEARSHGSVYRSEIRVSEVGDRTRLRMVFEAEALTFGARVFSVLLAFMIKGATKKALLQDLMDVKAVAEGGETQGSTS from the coding sequence ATGCGCGTCGAAGTGGAGGTCACCATTCGGGCCCCGGGGGCGAGGGTCTGGCAACTCGTCACTGACATCCCAAACTCGGTCCGCACGATTTCGGGAATCCAAAAGGTGGAGGTCCTCGAACGGCCCCCGACCGGGATCCTGGGGTTGAAGTGGCGAGAAACCCGGACGCTCTTCGGAAAAACGGCGACCGAAGTCATGTGGATCACCGGTGTCGAAGAGGGCTCGTCGTATGAGACCGAAGCGCGGAGCCACGGATCCGTATATCGGAGCGAGATCCGTGTCAGCGAAGTGGGGGACCGGACGCGGCTCCGGATGGTCTTCGAGGCCGAGGCGCTGACATTCGGTGCGCGGGTATTTTCCGTCCTCCTGGCGTTCATGATCAAGGGCGCTACGAAAAAGGCGCTCCTCCAGGATCTCATGGACGTG